CCCGGTCCCGGGCTATCAAGAGAAGGATGTCTTGATGAGTGCGTTGCTGCATGGACACTCCGATTGAACATCATTGATCACCTGACACTTCCTCCCGTGGAGGAACGCGTGTGCCTGTTCCATAGAACGTTGTGGTGGATCCGTTGAAAGACCAAAGACCTTTCATCAATCAAAAGAACGCGCTGAAGGTGATACGACCATGTTTAACCTACATCACAAGGCTGACCTGCTGGAAATCGAGCGCTATAGCTGCGCGTTGAGCGAAGCCAACGCCAAGTTGGCGGCGGTCAGTCGATCAATGGCGATGATCGAGTTCACGCCGGACGGCATCGTGCTGGATGCCAACGACAACTTTTGCAGTGTCATGGGGTACAGCGCCGACGAAGTGCGCGGCAAACATCATCGGATCTTTTGCGAGGAAGCTTTTTATCGCAGCGAGGCTTACGCGAAGTTGTGGCGCGACCTGGCCCGTGGCGAACCGGTGGGCGGGAGCTTCTTGCGCTTGAACAAGCGCGGCAAGGAGGTCTGGCTCGAAGCCAATTACATGCCGGTGTTCGGTCCCGACCGTCAGGTTAAAAGCGTGATTAAAGTTGCCACTGACATCTCCGCCAGGGTTTACAAGGAACACGAAGAAGAAAGCATGCTCGCCGCCATAGGTCGTTCCATGGCGGTGATCGAGTTCACCCCCGAGGGCAACGTCATCACGGCCAACGATAACTTTCTGAAGACGATGCATTACTCGCTCAACGAAGTGGTGGGGAAACACCACAGCCTGTTTTGCCACCGCGCCGAATCCGAGTCGTCGGCTTACAAAGCGTTCTGGGCATCACTCAATCGCGGCGAGTATCACTCTCATCGTTTTGAACGCAAAGATAAACACGGCCATACCGTGTTTCTCGAAGCGTCCTACAACCCTTTGTTCGACGCCAAGGGCCGGCTCTACAAAGTGGTGAAGTTTGCCAGCGACATCACCCGGCAAATCGCCACGTTGCAAACCGCTGCGGAGTCGGCGCACAGCACGTCGGTGCAAAACGACGCCTGTGCACAGAAAGGTTCTCAGGTGGTGCAGCAAACGGTGCAGATCATCCAGGACATTTCCCGGGATTTGAACGAAGCCGCGCTCAGTATTGATGCCGTCAGCAAACAGTCCGACATCATCGGCACCATCGTGCAGACGATTCGCGGCATTGCCGACCAGACCAACTTGTTGGCGCTCAATGCAGCCATCGAAGCGGCCCGGGCCGGCGAGCATGGGCGGGGTTTTGCGGTGGTCGCCGATGAAGTACGCAGCCTCGCGGCACGCACGAGTCAGGCGACGCTGGAGATCGTCGATGTGGTGCGCAAGAACCATGACCTGTCGTTGAGCGCGGTGACCAGCATGCAGTCGAGCTTGAGCAGAACCGGACTTGGGGTGGAACTGGCGAACGAGGCGGGGGAGGTGATCCTGGAGATTCAGCAGGGATCGCGGCATGTGGTGGATGCGATCAGTCAGTTCAACGAAACGTTGCAGTTGAACTGACTGATCGCGTCGCGTCTCTTGTCGCAGCCGGCTGTGCCGGTTGCTGCATGAAGGGCAGGGCTCCCTGCCGTTAAAGCGAAGCGAGGAACTTGTCGACCACTTGGCTACTGCCTTTCTCACTGTTGGCGTTTTCTTTCTCGACCTGCGCCAGTTTGACCTTGTCCTCCGTGCGCTCGGCGATCTCTTTGGCGATCGCCTGTTGTTTCTCCGGTGGCATGGCTTGTACTTCTTCTTCAGTCAGCCCCATCTCTTGCAGAATGCTGTCGCGCAGGCGCTGCTCCGGCGTTTTGCTCATGTAGTCCTTGAAGTCGCTCATGGCGGCGCTGTCCGTGACCCTGGCTTTAACATCGGCCGGCAGTTGGAAAGACTCGAGCGCTTGCAATTGCACGCGGGTTTTGGCGAACGCTTCATCCACGTTGTCGCTGATTTTGCTCGCCTCGCTGACTTGCCGGGTGGCGTCCCGGGTGGCGGAAGTCTGCACCTGCGCGGTTTGCGCCTGAACGTTGCTTTGCAACGTTTGCAGCATTGCCCCCTGAAGGCCGGCAGCGGCTTCGGCCGCAGGATCATCGCCGGGCTTCTTGGAGAGCGGGATCATTAACGTTTGTTGTTTGGCACTGACCAACATGATGAATAGACCTTGCAGGTAGTTGTGGTGCGGTGCTTTGAGCAAATAGTATGCCTATAAGAAAAAATCACTATAAATCAACCAGTTAGTGAGTGCTGGCCGAGGGGGTGACGTGGGTTCTGCGGTTAGTCTTTGCCGCTTGGCGGCAAACAAGGCAGGGCATCAAGGCAGGCCATTGCAGCCGAACTTGAGGAACCCCGGACGTTGTGCCAGTCGCTGAAAATACTCGTCGATGGCCGGGTAATCGGGCCGCTCCATCGGGGTCATCAGCCAGCGGTTGACGGACAGTCCGATGACAATGTCGGCGAGGGTGAAGCGTGGCCCGGCGACGTAAGCTTTGGTCGCCGCGAGCTGGTGTTCGAGGATGCCCATCTTCTGGTTCCAGCCACGTACACCGGCAGCAATGTGATGCGGGTCCTGGAACTCCGGATCTTTGCGCACCAATGCCGTGAACGCATAGCTCCATGAGGCATTGAGTTCAGTGGCTTGCCAATCCATCCATTGCTCGACCCGAGCGCGCGCGGCCGGTTCGTGGGGGAGCAGATCGGTGTTCTGGTGTTTGCCGGCCAGATAACGGCAGATGGTGTTGGACTCCCACAGCACTCCAGCGTCGTCGATGATCACCGGCACCAGCGCGTTGGGATTGAGCCGCAGAAACTCCGGTGTGTGGGTTGAGGCATAACCGCTACCCCAATCCTCGCGTTCGTAGGCAACGCCCAGTTCTTCACAGGTCCACAGGACCTTTCTGACATTGATGGACGACGCCTTACCCAAAATCTTCAGTGCATGTTCCATTGAGCTACTCCGTTAGCGATTCGACGCTTCAGGAATCTGACAGACATTGCGCGGTTTTCAAACCGGATCCGGCAACGCCGAGGCGGGCAAACCAAACGTGCGATCAAACAGCCAGTTGAACGCGAAGGTGTAGCACGGGATGAAAATGATCAGCGCCAGGTCCAGCAGGAAAGCCTGCACCAGGCTGATGTTCATCCACCAGGCGATCAGCGGGATGAGAAATACTATCAAGGTTAGTTGAAATCCCACGGCATGGGCGATGCGCCGTTTAACGGTGCGGGTGCGCGATGGCTGACGACGTTCCCAGCGCTCGAACACTGTGGTGTAGATGAAATTCCAGGTCACTGCGATGGTGGTGATGATGACGGCCAACGGCCCGGTGCTGCCAGGCGAGGTGCCGGACAGCAATGCCAGGCCCAGCGTCGAGAAGGTCATGCCAAAGACTTCGAACAGCGACACGTAGACCAGTTTTCGTTTAACGCCTTGCATGGAGTTTTGCCTCTTTCTCGCGAACTTGAAGCCAGCAGCACTGGCGAAGGCGACGAAAGATAGCTTCAATAGTACTGACAGAAAAAGTCAGAAGCTTTCAGTTTTATTGATAGGACGAGGAATGAATTTTAACAGCGACAGCATCGAGTTGTTCCTGGCCGTGATCGAGCGCGGTTCGTTTTCGGCGGCGGCGCGTGCGCTGGGCAAAGTGCCGTCGGCGGTGAGCATGGGCATTGCCAACCTGGAAGCCGAGCTCGGATATCCGCTGTTCGATCGCAGCCATCGCGAACCGGTGCCGACGGCGATGGCCAGTGCGTTGGTGCCGCACGCGCGGTTGATCGCCGAACAGCTCAAGCAGCTGCAGGTGCATGCGATCGAGCTGTCGCTGGGGCTGGAAAGCAAGTTGTCCATTGGCGTCGTGGCGGACCTCGACAAGCGCCATTTACTGGCCGCGATCAAGGTCATCGCCCAGCGTCATCCGCTCCTGGAGATAGAACTGCTCAGCGCGCCCCAGGACGATGTGCTGGCGATGCTCCACAGCGGTCGCGTCAGCGTTTGCCTGGCCTTCGCGGGGTTGAGCATGAACGTACTGGAGCGATTCCAGTTCGTCGGCACCGAGCGCGTGATCGCGACGCTTGCAGCGGACAATCCGCTGTTTCAGGGCGAGGATTTGTTTCTGGAGGATCTGGTTCACGTGCGGCAAATCATCGTTGCCAGTCGCGACCTGCCGATCAGCGAAACCCGGCCTTTGGTGGGCGAATCCTATTGGCGCACCGACACCCTCGCCATGGCGCTGGAAATGGTCGAAGCCGGATTGGGCTGGGGCAATTTTCCGTTGTCGGTGGTCCAACCGTTGCTCGATGCCGGAAGACTCAAGCGCCTGAGTTTCCGCAACATCGAGAACGGTCTGGTGCTGCCGGTGCACGCGGTATGGCTCAAGAGCCAGCCGTTGCAGAAAGGCGCGATGGCGTTCGTCGAACTGATGGGTCGCTGAGGCAATCCCTTGTGGGAGTGAGCCTGCTCGCGATGAGGACCTGACGGTCAACATTGATGGTGACTGACCCACCGCCATCGCGAGCAGGCTCGTGCCAACCTGGGTCAGGTACTTTCGCGCACCTTCAACTCAAACCCCATGTCCTGCACCGGTTTCGCCACGGTGTTGCCCGCCAGCAAGGTCAACATCAACTCCGCCGAACGTCGGCCAATCGCCTCGCGCGGGGTGCTGATGCTGCTCAGGCGCGGGACCATGTGCGCCGAGGCGGGCAGGTCGTTGAAACCGAGGATCGCCACTTGTTCGGGGATTTTGATCCCGCAACGCATCGCTTCAAGCAGGGCGCCCTGGGCCAGGTCGTCGTTGCCGAAGAAAATGGCATCGACATCAGGATGATTGGCGAGCAGTTGCAGAAACAGTTCGCCCCCCAGGCCGACGGAGGAGGCGCGCGGCGTCAGCACTTCCAGGTCCGGGTCATACAAACCGGCCTTTTGCAGGGCTTTGCGGAAACCTTCGCCGCGAAGCAAGGTGCGTTGATCCAGCTGCGCGCCGATGTAGGCCAGGCGCTTGCGCCCACGTGAAAGCAAATGGTGCGCCGCCGTTTCACCCGCCGCGAGTTGCGAGAAACCCACGCAATTGAGCCCGGCGGCGCTGTCCAGCTCCATCATGTACACGCACGGAATGTTGCTCGCCTCGATCATCCGTCGCGAACTTTCGGTGCGGTCGAAACCGGTCAGCAGCAAACCGCGAGGCTGATACGCCATGTAATTGCGCAGCAGGTTTTCTTCTTCATCGCGCGAATAATGGAAGTTGCCGATGAGCACTTCGAAGCCCTTGGGACGCAAAACCTGATGAATGGCTTCCAGCGTATCGATGAACAGCAGGTTGGACAGCGAAGGCACCAAAACCACCACCGAATGGCTCTGGGCCGAGGCTAAGGCGCGGGCGGCAGGGTTGACCACGTAGTTGAGTTCAAGGGCCGCTTTCTGCACTTTTTCCACCAGTTCGGTGGCCACCGTGCTGACGCCGCGCAAGGCGCGGGAGGCGGTGATCGGGCTGACACCGGCCAGGCGTGCCACTTCGTTCAGGGTAGGGCGGCCAGTGGTGCGCGTATTCTTATCGTTTTTAGTGGAGATCATCGGACGGCTTGCCAAACAAAATTCGAGGCACTAAGGTAGCGCTGTCTCGATGCAGCTGCAAATGCGTGAGCGGGGTTTGCCTGATCCCCGCTTTTTGGCATTGGGAACGAACATGCTGCAACCCACAAAAATGACAAGAAGGCGTCGGCAACTTCTGCTTTTGCTCAAGCGTCATAACTGGCAAAGGTAGCGCTGTCTGCGCGCTGAGGTGTTACATGAATCATTCCATCACCGCCCTGGTCATCATGGGCGTTGCCGGTTGCGGCAAGACTTGCGTCAGCGAGGCCTTGTGCCAACTCAGCGGCGCGACCGCCATTGAAGGCGACACTTTCCACCCTGCCGCCAATATCGAAAAGATGAGCGCGGGCATCCCCCTGAACGACGAAGACCGTGCCGGCTGGCTCGACAGCCTGTGCGATGAATTGCGCCGCGTCGACGCTCAAGGCCAGCGCCCGGTGCTGACCTGCTCGGCCCTCAAACACAGTTACCGCGAACGTCTGCGCAGCGCCTTGCCGGGCCTGGGCTTCGTGTTCCTTGAGCTGACCCCTGAAGTCGCCGCTGATCGTGTCTCCCACCGGCCGGGCCACTTCATGCCTTCGACCCTGATCGACAGTCAGTTCGCCACCCTTGAATCCCCCGTTGGCGAGCCCTTGACCCTGGCGCTGGACGCTTCGAACCACAGCGTCGAGCAACTGGCGAAGCAAGCGCATGTCTGGTGGCAGGCCCATGGCCTGAAACAGGCCGTATGAGTTTTTTCCGAAGAGATAGCGCTGTCCTGATGGCGTGCGAGTTACCCGCTTTAATAACAACAACAACCAGGAGACACCCCTAATGTTTGGCATGTCCCACGAGACGTTCCTGCTGCTCGATGCAGTGGTCACGGTGATCGGGCTTATCGTCCTGATCACCAAGTTCAAGTTCCACCCGTTCATTGCCCTGATCATCGCCGCAGCCTTTCTCGGGCTGACCTCCGGCATGCCGATCGGCACCATCATCAAGGCGTTCCAGGACGGCTTCGGTGGGGTGCTCGGTTTTGTCGGGATCATCCTCGCGCTGGGCACGATGCTCGGCAAAATGATGGCCGAGTCGGGCGGGGCGGATCAGATTGCCCAGACCCTGATTCGTGCGTTCGGCAAGGACAAGGTGCAGTGGGCGATGATGTTCGCCGCGTTCCTGGTCGGCATTCCGCTGTTCTTCGAAATCGGCTTCGTGCTGCTGATCCCGCTGGTGTTCATCGTCGCCCGACGTACCGGCGTGTCGATCATCAAGATCGGTATCCCGCTGCTGGCCGGTCTGTCCGCCGTGCACGGCCTGGTTCCGCCGCACCCGGGTCCGTTGCTGGCCATCGGCGTGTTTGGCGCTGACATCGGTAAAACCATTCTTTACGGTCTGATCGTTGCGCTGCCGACGGCCATCATTGCCGGTCCGATCTACGGCACGTTCATCGCCAAATACATCCCCGGCCATCCTAACCAGGAACTGGTGGATCAACTGGCACGTGAAAACGACTCTGCCGATCTCCCGAGTTTCTCCATCACCTTGATCACCGTGCTGTCGCCGGTTTTCCTGATGTTGCTCAAGACCTTTGCCGATGTGGTGCTGCCGGACGGTAACTTCTTCCGCACCTTCATGGACCTGATCGGTCACCCTATCTCGGCCCTCCTGCTGGCGTTGCTGCTGTCGCTATATACCTTCGGCTACAAGCAAGGCATTAGCTCCAACCAGATGCTCAAATGGCTGGACGCGAGCCTTGCGCCGACCGCTGCGATCATTCTGATCATCGGTGCCGGTGGTGGCTTCAAGCAGATGCTGGTCACCAGCGGTGTGGGTGACGTGATCGGCCACATGGCGGTGGAAGCGCAGATCTCGCCGATCCTGCTGGCCTGGCTGGTGGCGGCGGTGATTCGTGTGGCAACCGGTTCTGCAACCGTGGCGACCATTACTGGCGCAGGCATCGTGGTGCCGGTGGTGGGGATGATTCCGGGTGTGAACCGTGAGCTGCTGGTGCTGGCCACTGGTGCCGGTTCGTTGATCCTGTCTCACGTCAACGACGCGGGTTTCTGGCTGGTGAAGCAGTATTTCAACATGACCGTGGCGGAAACCTTCAAGACCTGGACCGCGATGGAAACCATCCTGTCCATCGTTGCGCTGGGCTTTATCCTGTTGCTGTCGATGTTCGTTTAAGCGGCTCTTTGTTTAAGCAAGGCGCAGGCACAAAAAAACCGCAGCAATGCGGTTTTTTTGTGGGTGATGATTTCATGGCTCAACACATCACCCTTGTAGGAGTGAGCCTGCTCGCGATAGCGGTGCGGCAGTTGACACTTCAATTGGATGTGATGGCCTCATCGCGAGCAGGCTCACTCCTACAGGTTAAGTGTTAGCCGGCGGATTTCGGGGCCAGGCCATCCGCCCGAAACATCCCGCGAATCCCGCGCACGGCCTGACGAATCCGGTCCTGGTTTTCGATCAGCGCAAAGCGCACATGATCATCCCCATACTCACCAAACCCGACGCCTGGCGAGACGCAGACCTTGGCCTCGGCGAGCAATTTCTTGGCGAACTCCAGCGAGCCCAAGTGCGCATAGGCTTCGGGAATCTTGGCCCAGACATACATCGCCGCTTTCGGATTCTCGACCATCCAGCCCAGTTCGTGCAGGCCTTTGACCAGCACGTTGCGACGCTGCCGATACTGCTCGGCGATGTCCTTGACGCACTGCTGATCGCCTTCCAGCGCCGCAATCGCCGCGACTTGCAGCGGGGTGAAGGTGCCGTAGTCGTGGTAACTCTTGATCCGCGCCAGGGCGTTGACCAGTTCAGCGTTGCCGACCATGAAGCCGATGCGCCAGCCCGCCATGTTGTAGCTCTTGGACAGGGTGAAAAATTCCACCGCGATGTCCTTGGCGCCCGGCACCTGCATGATCGACGGGGCTTTCCAGCCGTCATAGACGATGTCGGCGTAAGCCAGGTCGTGCACCACCAAAACGTCATACTGCTTGGCGAGGGCGATCACTCGCTCGAAGAAGTCCAGTTCCACGCATTGGGCGGTGGGGTTCGACGGGAAGCCGAGAATCATCATTTTCGGTTTCGGGATCGAGCCGCGAATCGCGCTTTCCAGTTCAGCGAAGAAGTCCACGCCCGGGATCAGCGGCACCGAACGCACCTGGGCGCCGGCAATCACGGCACCGTAGATGTGAATCGGATAACTGGGGTTTGGCACCAGCACGGTGTCGCCCTGGTCGAGGGTGGCCAGCATCAGATGCGCCAGGCCTTCCTTGGAACCGATGGTGACAATGGCTTCGGTTTCCGGGTCGATATCGACCTCGTAGCGATCCTTGTACCAATTGGAAATGGCCCGGCGCAGACGCGGGATGCCCTTGGACGTCGAGTAGCCGTGGGTGTCTTCGCGCTGGGCGACGGTGACCAGTTTTTCGACGATGTGTGGCGGAGTAGGGCCATCAGGGTTGCCCATGCTGAAGTCGATGATGTCTTCGCCACGACGACGGGCGGCCATCTTCAGCTCGGCAGTGATGTTGAATACGTAAGGGGGGAGTCGATCTATGCGCGCAAAGCGGCGCGGCGAACCTGGGTTAGCCATTGTTGCCTCGGTAACGTGAGCGCCCGGAACCGTCCGAGCGACGCTGGCCACTGCGGTGGCCTGTGGCGGAATGTAAGGGCTGTTGTGGCACACTGTCCAGCGACTCTGTAAATAAATTTGTCCGAAGGAACCCGGTTGATGGAATTTACCAGCGGCTTTCTGCTGAGCCTTTCGCTGTGCCTGGATATCGGCGTGGCCAACATCGCGATGATCACCCTGGCCATGCAGCGCGGCTATTTTCAAGGCTTTGCCCTGGGCTTGGGCACTTGCGTCGGTGACCTGATTTACGCGGTGCTGGCGTTGGCGGGCATGACCGTTTTGCTGCAATACGAAACCGTGCGTTGGGTGCTGTGGATCGGCGGTTCAGCGTTGCTGGTGTATTTCGCGGCGAAGATGATCTATTCGGCGATTCACCATGAAGCGGTGTTGGCGCAGTCCGCCGAGGTGGGGCAGAACTCTCACCGCAAGGAGTTTTTCCGTGGGATTTTCCTGGCCATGTCGTCACCCAGCGCCATTCTCTGGTTTGCGGCCGTGGGTGGCACGCTGATCGCGCGCTCCGGTGGCGGTGATGCCGTCAGTTCGGCGCTGTTTCTCGGCGGTTTTCTGTGCGCCGGAGTGTTCTGGTGCGTCGCGTTGTGCTTCGCCGCGAGCCACGGCGGCAAGTTGCTGGGCGACAAACTGCTGCGTTACTCCTACATGGCATCGGCGGCGATCTTCTGCTATTTCGCGGTGTACGTGATTCTATCGGGCTATAACGAGTTTGTTGGTGCGGGCGCCGTCGAGCAGTTGCACGCCCTGTAATTAGGCGAATCGGGTTTGGCTTCTATACTCCCAGCCGAACCCATTTTTTTTGCAGCAAGGAGTTGAGTCATGGATGAGCAAACAGGCGTGAAACCGGCCGAGCCACGCTTCGAACATGGGCATTTTCTGCTCATCGCAGGGCTGGGTGGTCGATTTACCCAGCAGACCACACAAGGCATTCCCGAACTCTGGGAAAAATTCATTCCCGAGATGGGCAAGATACCCGGCCAAAAAGGTGAAGTGACCTACGGTATTTGCTGCAATCCCGATGGCAAAGGCGGGTTTGAGTACATCGCCGGCGTCGAAATCGCCAAACTCGACGACCTGCCCGAGAAGTACCGCTGGGTCGAGGTTCTACCCCAGCATTACGCGGTGTTCGAGCACAAAGGCACACTGGACCAGTTGCCCGCGACCTTTCAGTACATCTGGAAAACCTGGCTGCCGCAGTCCGGCCATCAGGCGGCGGACGCGCCAGAGTTCGAACGCTACAGCGAAGACTTCAACCCGAAGCTCAACACCGGCGTGCTGGAAATCTGGCTGCCGCTAAAAGACAAATGACCGCATCAAGAGGCGGACCCACGTCCGCCTCTTGATCGTTACTTGCTCCGCTTCATCCGTCGCGACCGCATCACGTCAATCGACAACGTCACAAAGCCAAACGTGCTGATGCCCAACAGCAAGAGAAGTCCGATCTGAACGCTGCTCATGGTGTGTTCCCCCTATCGATGATCAGAGACAGGCAACACCAATAATCCGATCCGATCGGCAATGAAAGCGCCTATACGAAGGCTTTACGACATCAGCAGTGATCGATATGAACACCTTATTAATTT
This region of Pseudomonas mandelii genomic DNA includes:
- a CDS encoding LysR family transcriptional regulator codes for the protein MNFNSDSIELFLAVIERGSFSAAARALGKVPSAVSMGIANLEAELGYPLFDRSHREPVPTAMASALVPHARLIAEQLKQLQVHAIELSLGLESKLSIGVVADLDKRHLLAAIKVIAQRHPLLEIELLSAPQDDVLAMLHSGRVSVCLAFAGLSMNVLERFQFVGTERVIATLAADNPLFQGEDLFLEDLVHVRQIIVASRDLPISETRPLVGESYWRTDTLAMALEMVEAGLGWGNFPLSVVQPLLDAGRLKRLSFRNIENGLVLPVHAVWLKSQPLQKGAMAFVELMGR
- a CDS encoding GntP family permease; translated protein: MFGMSHETFLLLDAVVTVIGLIVLITKFKFHPFIALIIAAAFLGLTSGMPIGTIIKAFQDGFGGVLGFVGIILALGTMLGKMMAESGGADQIAQTLIRAFGKDKVQWAMMFAAFLVGIPLFFEIGFVLLIPLVFIVARRTGVSIIKIGIPLLAGLSAVHGLVPPHPGPLLAIGVFGADIGKTILYGLIVALPTAIIAGPIYGTFIAKYIPGHPNQELVDQLARENDSADLPSFSITLITVLSPVFLMLLKTFADVVLPDGNFFRTFMDLIGHPISALLLALLLSLYTFGYKQGISSNQMLKWLDASLAPTAAIILIIGAGGGFKQMLVTSGVGDVIGHMAVEAQISPILLAWLVAAVIRVATGSATVATITGAGIVVPVVGMIPGVNRELLVLATGAGSLILSHVNDAGFWLVKQYFNMTVAETFKTWTAMETILSIVALGFILLLSMFV
- the gntR gene encoding HTH-type transcriptional regulator GntR, coding for MISTKNDKNTRTTGRPTLNEVARLAGVSPITASRALRGVSTVATELVEKVQKAALELNYVVNPAARALASAQSHSVVVLVPSLSNLLFIDTLEAIHQVLRPKGFEVLIGNFHYSRDEEENLLRNYMAYQPRGLLLTGFDRTESSRRMIEASNIPCVYMMELDSAAGLNCVGFSQLAAGETAAHHLLSRGRKRLAYIGAQLDQRTLLRGEGFRKALQKAGLYDPDLEVLTPRASSVGLGGELFLQLLANHPDVDAIFFGNDDLAQGALLEAMRCGIKIPEQVAILGFNDLPASAHMVPRLSSISTPREAIGRRSAELMLTLLAGNTVAKPVQDMGFELKVREST
- a CDS encoding gluconokinase, with the protein product MNHSITALVIMGVAGCGKTCVSEALCQLSGATAIEGDTFHPAANIEKMSAGIPLNDEDRAGWLDSLCDELRRVDAQGQRPVLTCSALKHSYRERLRSALPGLGFVFLELTPEVAADRVSHRPGHFMPSTLIDSQFATLESPVGEPLTLALDASNHSVEQLAKQAHVWWQAHGLKQAV
- the alaC gene encoding alanine transaminase — encoded protein: MANPGSPRRFARIDRLPPYVFNITAELKMAARRRGEDIIDFSMGNPDGPTPPHIVEKLVTVAQREDTHGYSTSKGIPRLRRAISNWYKDRYEVDIDPETEAIVTIGSKEGLAHLMLATLDQGDTVLVPNPSYPIHIYGAVIAGAQVRSVPLIPGVDFFAELESAIRGSIPKPKMMILGFPSNPTAQCVELDFFERVIALAKQYDVLVVHDLAYADIVYDGWKAPSIMQVPGAKDIAVEFFTLSKSYNMAGWRIGFMVGNAELVNALARIKSYHDYGTFTPLQVAAIAALEGDQQCVKDIAEQYRQRRNVLVKGLHELGWMVENPKAAMYVWAKIPEAYAHLGSLEFAKKLLAEAKVCVSPGVGFGEYGDDHVRFALIENQDRIRQAVRGIRGMFRADGLAPKSAG
- a CDS encoding PACE efflux transporter, yielding MQGVKRKLVYVSLFEVFGMTFSTLGLALLSGTSPGSTGPLAVIITTIAVTWNFIYTTVFERWERRQPSRTRTVKRRIAHAVGFQLTLIVFLIPLIAWWMNISLVQAFLLDLALIIFIPCYTFAFNWLFDRTFGLPASALPDPV
- a CDS encoding glutathione S-transferase family protein, with amino-acid sequence MEHALKILGKASSINVRKVLWTCEELGVAYEREDWGSGYASTHTPEFLRLNPNALVPVIIDDAGVLWESNTICRYLAGKHQNTDLLPHEPAARARVEQWMDWQATELNASWSYAFTALVRKDPEFQDPHHIAAGVRGWNQKMGILEHQLAATKAYVAGPRFTLADIVIGLSVNRWLMTPMERPDYPAIDEYFQRLAQRPGFLKFGCNGLP
- a CDS encoding LysE family translocator encodes the protein MEFTSGFLLSLSLCLDIGVANIAMITLAMQRGYFQGFALGLGTCVGDLIYAVLALAGMTVLLQYETVRWVLWIGGSALLVYFAAKMIYSAIHHEAVLAQSAEVGQNSHRKEFFRGIFLAMSSPSAILWFAAVGGTLIARSGGGDAVSSALFLGGFLCAGVFWCVALCFAASHGGKLLGDKLLRYSYMASAAIFCYFAVYVILSGYNEFVGAGAVEQLHAL
- a CDS encoding GyrI-like domain-containing protein yields the protein MDEQTGVKPAEPRFEHGHFLLIAGLGGRFTQQTTQGIPELWEKFIPEMGKIPGQKGEVTYGICCNPDGKGGFEYIAGVEIAKLDDLPEKYRWVEVLPQHYAVFEHKGTLDQLPATFQYIWKTWLPQSGHQAADAPEFERYSEDFNPKLNTGVLEIWLPLKDK